The sequence CATCCTCACTGCAGGCCACGTTTGGAATTTCGCGATCTCTGTGGGTGTCCTCGGGATCCTCGCCGGCTACGGAACAGGCATGCCATGGATGGAATTCCCCGCCTTCACCTGGCCCATCCTGCTGCTGACCTACTTCGCCATCGTGGTCTGGTCCTTCGTCCAGTTCAAGGTGCGCCCGGTAGGGCACGTCTACATCTCCCAATGGTACCTCATGGCTGCGATGACCTGGTTCCCGTGGATCTTCATCACCGCAAACGTCCTGCTCCACGTGATGCCGGGCAATCCGGTGATGGCCGCAGGCATCAACGCGTGGTACAAATCCTCCCTCATCTTCCTGTTCTTCACACCCATCGCGCTCGGCACCGCCTTCTACCTCACGCCCAAGGTCTCCGGCCGCCCCATCCACAGCTACTCGCTCGCCAAGCTCGGCTTCTGGTCGCTCGCCATCATCATGCCATGGGCCGGGATGCAGAAACTCGCCGGGGCACCCATCCCGTATTTCATCCCCTATGTCGGTGCCGCCTCCACCATCCTGTTTTTCATTCCGGCCTTCACCGCCGCGATCAACATCCTCCGCACCGCCCTCTCCGATCCGGATCTCGTAAACCACAGCCCGACCCTGCGCTTCACCATGGCGGGTATCGTCGGTCTCATCGTCATGGCGGTCGCCGCCGTGTTCCTGAACCTTCCCGGCTCCACCCTAACGTGGACGCAGTTCTCGCTTTCCGGATACGGCTTCGAGATCCTCGCCCTCTACGCGTTCTTCAGCTTCGTGATGTTCGGCGCGATCTACTTCATCGTGCCACGCGTCACCCGCCGCGAATGGCTTTCCCGCCGCCTGATCAAGATGCACTTCTTCTTCTCGGTCTACGGGATCTCCATGATCGCCGTTGCCGCCATCTTCGGCGGCATCCAGCAGGGCATCGGCCAGGAAGCCTTCGACCAGCCATGGCAGGAGTCCGCCGCCCAGCGCGCCGTCAACTATGGCTGGCTCATCACCATCTCCTGGGCCTTCATCCTGTTCTCCAACATCTTCTTCTTCCTGCACCTGACCGTCATGTGGCTGCGCCTCGGCCGCCGCAGCACCCACCCGACCCTGCTCGTCGCCGACCACGGCCACAGCCCCCACGGCGAGGAAGGCGACATCGATAACTGCGGCCCCGGCACCGCCTCCGCCGCCCACTGATTCCAATCTGACCTGAAATCTAGAGTCTAACATTTTCCACAATGAGTTTCCGCACATTCATCCTCTGCCTTTCGGTCAGCTTCGGCGTGGCGTGGCTTGCCATCATCATTGTCCCCTTTGCCAAGATGCGCGGGATCGAACCCCTCGCCGTGGAGGAGGCCGACGGCACCAACGCGGTTTTCATCCCGAAACGCGCGGGCCGCATCACCGACGGTGCCGAGGTCTATGCCGCCAACGGCTGCTACCAGTGTCACTCCCAGCTCATCCGCCCCACTTACGCGGGCAACGACATGTTCCGCCCCGACTGGGCCGGACTCCAGTTCGACGAGGTGCGCGGAGACACCCGCCGCGAAACCAACGCCTATGACTACGCCGGTGAGGACTTCGCCCAGATCGGCGTCGCCCGCATCGGCCCGGATTTCTCGAACCTCGGCCGCCGCATCGAGGCGAACTACGCCAAGGGTGTCGAGCCGGAGCAATGGCTCTACTCCCACCTCTACAACCCCCGTTGGAAGCCAGACCGCCGCAACTCCGCCTGCCCATCCTTCCGCTTCCTTTTCGATATCCGGGAAATCAAGGGCAACCCCTCCGATGAGGCTCTCCCTTTCCCTGTCGAAGACGGCATGGAAATCGTCCCGACACCCGATGCTCGCGCGCTAGTTTCGTATCTTCTTTCCTTGAAAAAAGACCAACCTGTTCCAGCTTCACTCGGCTTCGGCCAAGCGGCGGCGCAAGAAGCTGCCGCCGCCGCCCCAGCACCGGCTCCGGCCCCATAACGACACGGCGCCACCAGCATCATTTCCCAGCAATTTCCGAACATGTCTTCGCCCAGCCAGAATCCGAAACCAGACCTCGACGAAACGATCAACGTCACCCAGGCGCATGGCCGCGTGGAGCGTGAGACCGCCGCTGCAGCCCGCGAGAAACGCATCGCCGACAACGGCCATGAGCAGGTCTCGCTTTGGGTGATCGCCGCTTGTGGCATCGTCCTGCTCATCGCCGGTGGTGTCCTCGGAAATGCCGGAACCCTGTTTTCCTACAACAGCACCTTCAAGGAAGGCTACGTCCGCGACAAGCCCCCCGGCGTCGCCGACGAGGGGCCGAAGCCCAAGACCGCGCTCGCCGCTTACAGCACCAAGGGCGCGAAGATCTACTCGAAATGCAGCGGCTGCCACGGTGCCGACGGCAAGGGCGATGGCGTGAACTTCCCTTCGCTGGCCGGATCCAAGTGGGTCGTAGGCGATACGCAGAAGCTCGCCATGATCGTCCTCAACGGCGTGCAGGGCCCCATCAGCACCGGCAAGACATACGGCGCAGGCATCATGCCCGCCCAGGGTGCCGGAATGAGCCCCGAGGATCTCGCCACCCTGATGACCTACCTGCGCAACAGCTTCGGAAACGAGGTTGGCGATGTCGTGTCCGCAGAGATGGCGCAGGCCGCCATGGATGTGTCCGCCGCCCGCGAGAAAGTCGGCCAGGCGGTCACTTCAGAGGAAATCGTCGCCAACCACATGACCATGCTTCCCGGCGAGACCATCGCCCCTGACACCTTGGTCAACCCCATCACCCTCGCACCCGCCGAGTGATCCGATTAGAATTAAAAATTTAGAATTTCATCCATGAGCGCCCACGCAGCATCCCACGACGGTCACGACGGCCACAGCCATGACCACCACGAAATCAGCTGGATCCGGAAATACGTTTTCTCCACCGACCACAAAATGATCGGAATGCAGTATGGCATCACCGCCATGCTGTTCCTGGCGTTCGGCTTTTACCTCATGATGGTGATGCGTTGGAGCATCGCCTACCCGCACCAACCGCTGCCGGAGTGGATGAGCTTCCTCTTCAGCGATACCTGGAAGTCCCGCTGGCTTCAGGACGGAAAGGTGACGGGCGACACCTACAACATGTTCGGTGCCATGCACGGCACGATCATGGTCTTCCTCGGCATCGTGCCGCTCGGCTTCGGTGCCTTTGGAAACTACGTCACACCCCTCCAGATCGGCGCGGTGGACATGGCCTTCCCCAAGCTGAACATGGTCAGCTACTGGGTCTACCTCGTTGGCGGTCTGATCATGTGCGCCTCCTTTTTCATGGAATCCGGTGCTGCGAAATCCGGTTGGACGAACTATTCGCCGCTCGCCGGTTTCGCCGACGGCCAGATCGTCAACCAATGGCTTGCGGGCCAGACGCAGTGGCTGATAGGGCTGGTGTTCCTGATCACCTCCTCGCTGCTGGGTTCGGTCAATTTCATCACCACCATCATCAACCTCCGCGCCCGGGGCATGACCTGGATGCGCCTGCCCTTCTTCGTCTGGGCGATGCTCGTCACCGGCTTCCTGCTCCTGCTTGCCTTCCCTCCGCTTGAGGCCGCCGGTATCATGCAGCTCATGGATCGGGTGGCGCACTCGTCCTTCTTCATGCCCTCCGGCCTCTTCACCCAGTCCGAAGGTCTCGCCGATCTCTCCGGCGGCGGCTCACCGCTGCTCTTCCAGCACCTTTTCTGGTTCCTCGGTCACCCGGAGGTTTACGTTCTCCTGCTCCCCGCAATCGCCTGCGTGGCGGAAATCATCCCGGTCAACACCCGCAAGCCGCTCTGGGGCTACAAGTCGATGGTCTATTCCGTCCTCATCCTCGGCTTCCTCTCTTTCATCGTCTGGGCCCACCACATGTACATGACCGGCATGGGCTCCGCTGTCTCCACCTTCTTCCAGACCACCACGGTGCTGATCTCCATCCCTTCGGTCATCATCATCACCGCAATGCTGATCTCCCTGTGGGGCGGTTCCATCCGTTTCACGCCGCCCATGATGTGGGCCTGCGCCTTCATCCCGATGTTCGGCATCGGCGGCCTCACCGGTCTGCCGCTCGCCTTCAATCTCGTCGGTCTCCACCTCCACGACACCTATTACGTGATCGGCCACTTCCACTACGTGGTGGCGCCCGGCATCCTCTTCGGCCTCTTCGCAGGGGTGCTCCATTGGTATCCGAAAATCACCGGACGCTACATGAGCAAGTGGCTCAACCACCTGCATTTCTGGCCCAGCCTGGTCTGCATGAACATCATTTTCTTCCCCATGCTCATCCAGGGCATGGCCGGGTTCCACCGCCGCTGGTATAACGGCGGCGATGCCTACCTCGCCAAGGCCGCCGACAGCGCCAACGTCTTCGGCAACACGGTTCGCGAGTACATCGACCTGAACATCGTCATGTCGATGGGCGCCTGGGCACTCGCCGTTGCGCAGATCCCGTTCATCATCAACCTGTTCATCTCCTGGAAGACGGGCAAAAAGGTCGAGAGCGACAACCCATGGGGAGCCAGCACCCTGGAATGGGCCACCCCCACACCTCCGGGTCATGGCAATTTCACCTTCGATGTCGCCGTCTATCGCGGCCCCTACGAATATTCCCGCCCGGACTGCGACAAGGACTACTTCCCGCAATGGGAAGCTCCGAAAAGGCAAGCCGAGGAACCCGCCGAGGAACCCGCCGTCGCACACACCAAGGATCATCACTGAGGCTCGGTCTGAAAACCGCAACCGACCACTAGCACAATCTTAGAAATGGAAATCCCATACATAACAACGCCCCGCAAGGACACGGGACTGATCAACTCCAAGATCGCCATCTGGCTGTTCCTCGCCTCCGAGGTCATGCTATTCGGCGGACTGTTCTCCGCATATGTCTATCTCCGCATGGGGTCGGGCGAGCCGGGCACGGGCTACCCCTGGCCGGAGCGCACCCTTCCCATCCTTCCGGGCCTGATCAACACCTTCATCCTGATCGCTTCCTCCGTGACCGTGGTCTTCGCATGGGTCGCCCTCAAGCTCAGGGAATGGCGCAAGTTCCAGATCTACATGTGGATCACCGTCGGATGCGCCGCACTTTTCATGGTGCTCAAGGGCATCGAGTACAACGTCAAGTTCCACCACCAGGCGGTTCGCTTGCACGATTACTCCGTGGTCGAGGGTCACTTGGGCTACGAGCTCAAGGAAGGTGCCGACAAGCATCATCCCAAGCCGGACGATTACGTGAAGGATCGCAACGGCAAGAAGATCGAGGAAAACATGATCCGCGTGAAGGCGGACAAGCTGACCTTCAGGGTGGATCGTTTCCACACTCCATGGGTTGAGGAAATCGTCGCCGAGGCGGATCACGCGAAGGCGGGGATCACGCTCGCCGAGGAAATCAAGGCGGTGACAGAGGTTGGGGGCAAGGAAGAGACCGTTGCCAAGGCGGGTGAAAAACTCTCGCCGGATCTGCTCAGGAAAATTTTCAAGGTTCACGAAGCCGCGCGGGCGCACAACGCATCCCTGCGCACCGATGCGCTCCGCGAGGCATGGGTTGTCGCTAAGAAGGCGAACCCGGGCAAGAGCAACTGGGAGTACTCGGAGACGGTCAACATCGATGCCGAGGCGCTCAAGCCTGATATGCTCACCGAGATCCCATCGGTCACCTTTGCCGTGGAGAAAGTGGATCCGCCGGTTCAATTCCTGTTCAAGCCCCGCGACATCCGCGAGGGAGCGACGACCTCGACCCTGCGCGACAACACGGTGATCGAAGGCGAAATGGAGGCCAGTCCCATGGTTTTCCATAACACCGATGCCATCGATTTCCAATGGCTTGTCCTGAAAGCCGAGGAGAAGGGCATGGATCCCGACACTGCCATCGCAAACTCGTGGCTCATGAAGAACAGCGCCTTCGTCCGCGAGGTGTGGGCATGGCATCTCGCCCGCAACGAGGAAAAGCAAAAGGATCTGAACGACAAATGGGGTTTCAAGGAAGACGAGGATGGCAATCCCACCGCCGAACCGAAGCGCACCCTGACCCACAAGGAACTCTACCGCATCGGCTGGCACGATTTCGCGGAATGGGGAGAGAAAACCAAGGGTGTCGAACTGGGCGGCACGGCCAAGCTCAAGGAGGAATTCTTCGGCCCGAACTACGTGGCGCGCGGTGACAAAACCTTCCCGCACCTTTCCATCCCCCGCGAGGAAATCCGCCATGCCGCGAAGTTCACACCGGCATGGAACACCTATTATGCGATCTATTTCACCGTTACAGGGCTCCACGGCCTGCACGTCATCGGCGGTGCCATCGTCCTGCTCTACTATCTGCTCTTCGGGCGCAAGATGTATCTTGAAAATCCCGAGTGGCTCGCCAACCGTGTTGAAGTCGGCGGGTTGTTCTGGCACTTCGTTGACCTGGTCTGGATCTTCGCCTTCCCGATCTTTTACCTGATGTAATCCCCTTTCACCAACCTCTTAACCTTCCCCTGAAAATGGCAGATTCGATTGAAGCGATCCAGAAATCCAAGAAAACCTACCTCATGGTCTTCGGTGCGCTGCTCGTCGGCACGGTGCTGACCGTGCTGGTGGCCTCGCCGCCGGATTTCCTCTACTGGCTCGATGTGGGCAAGCACGGCTTTGACATCTACGATGCCATTCTCGGCCTGCTCATCGCCAGCACCAAGGCCACTCTCGTCGCATTGATTTTCATGCACCTCAACCATGAGAAAAAGGCCGTTTACTGGATCTTCGGTTCCGGCCTGATCTTCGTCGCATGGATGGGCTACCTGCTCGCACTCGCCTACCGCAGCCCGATTCACGATCACCTCTTCTACAAATAACCGCCATGTCGCTCCGCAGCTTCCACATCGTCTTCATCACCGTCTGCACGCTCCTCTGCGCGTTCTTGGTGGTCTGGGCATTTGTGCTCTCGCCGGAGCCTTCCGCAATAGCCACCACATCCGGCATCCTCGGTATCGCCGGGCTGCTCCTGATTCCCGTCTATGCCGTGATGTTTCTCAAGAAAGCAACGAAACTACACCTCTGAGCCTACCATGAACCCCATCCTATCCCTCGCCTGCACCACCTGCCGCACTTCTTTCGCCGCCACAGGCGATTCCATCGGCTACTCCATCTTTGTCCTCCTTGTCATGATCCTCGCTCTTCTCGGCATGATCGGCTTCTTCATGGTCCGCCTTGCCCGCCGCGAGAACGCTAATCTCGACCCAGAGCTCCGGGACGACTACGTCCCTCACTAAAGGGTTTCACTTTTGACTCCATTTCATTCCGTCCAAGCCAACAGGCCAAGCGTTCGATAAGATTCGCCGCCGCTCATTCCGCTTCCAGCATTTCAGTTTTCAGCCTTCACCCAATATGACCTTCTCCGAACTCCTCGGCCTTCCCGAAAACTATTCCGCCCACGGCGGCAGCGTCGACCACATGATCATGGTCGTGCACTGGTTCATGCTCGCGCTTTTCGTAGGCTGGACGGCGTTCTTCTTCGTCTGTCTCTTCAAATTCTGGCACAAGCGCAACCCCAAGGCATCCTACGACGGTGTCCGCAGCCACCTTTCCAGCCACATGGAAGTTGCGGTCATCATCATCGAGGCCGTGCTTCTTCTCGGATTCGCCTTCCCGCTCTGGAACGAGCGTGTCGATAGCTGGGAAAAGGTTCAGGAAATGGATCCGGTGCGTGTGCGCGTGGTCGGCTGGCAGTTCGGCTGGACTTATCACTACCCGGGTTTGGACGGCAAATTCGGTAGGGTTGATACCGCTCTCATCACCTCCACCAATAAGCTCGGCATCGACTACACCGATCCGAACGCCCACGACGATTTCATCGACGGCAACCTCAAGCTTCCCGCCCTGCGTCCTGCGGTTCTCAACATCGGTACCCTCGACGTGATCCACAACTATGCGATCGTGCCGATGCGCATCCAGCAGGACGCGATCCCCGGCAAGGAGATCGCCATGTGGTTCACACCCGTTAAGCCCATGGAAACCTATGTGGTCTGTGCGCAACTCTGTGGCCAGAAGCACGGAGACATGGTCGGCATCATGGAAATCGTCACCCAGGAGGATTACGATTCATGGGCGGAAAACAAATCCAAGACTGCTCTTGACGATTTCCGCAAGTCTTCCGACCAAACGGCGGCAATCGGTCGCTGATCCCATCGCAGGGTTCCAGGTGCTGCCAGGCCATTTCCGTTGGAAATGGCAGGATGGTGTCTACGTAGGTATGCAAGGATCATTCATTTCGGCATAGTAAAATTCGGCATGCCCTGGAGGGATTTGCCAGAAAACCATGGGGACTGGAAATACACCCGCCGGCTACGAATGGCCCATGGTCGCATTGTGTCACGAGAAGATCCATCCCTACGCCGCTCGGGTGGTGTTGCTTGGGGTCATGGCAACCTGCGACAGACTGGAGCCAGTCGTCGCCCTCACCTGTGCTTATCGCCTATCGGGAAATGCGAGCCTTGAGGCGGCATCGGCGTCGAGGGGTACGCAGAGACGGTAGCCTTCGCCCTGTGCAGGGATGGCCATGAGGAAGGCATCGCGCTCGAAGGGGGAGGGGAACTCGATGCCGATGAGTGCGCGGCCGATGCGCTCGCCGGAGTGGCGGTAGTTGAAATACATCAGGTTCGCGTTTCCTGTGAGCCGCTGCGCCAGGAAATCGTGGAGGGCGCCGGGGCGCTCGTAGAAATCGAGCCGCAGGAAGGCCGGGTTGTTGAGCAGGTCGCCGCGGAAGGGGATGGCGCGGAATGCGATGTCGGTCGCGCCGGTGATATCCTGCCAGTCGTGGCCCGCGGCATCGAGCTTGGCGGGAATGCTGGAGAGCACGGCTGGATGCTCCGAGGAAAGCGTGAACGCGGGCCAGGCATCGGAGAGATGGGTTTTGCCATATTGGAAATCGGTGATGTCGGTATCTGCGAAGCAGGTGCCTAGCAGCTTGAGCATGGTGCCGGGTGTTTCCGGGATGCGGACTCGGAGGGTGCGGGATTTGCTGTTGGAGGCGCCGCGGGATTGCGCGATGCGCCCGATCTGGAGGAAATCCACGTTGGCGCCGCAGAGGACGACGAGTATGCGTTTGCCGACATAGCGTTCCTTTTCCGCGAGGGCGGCCGCAAGGCCCATTGCGCCGGATGGCTCGGAGATGCAGCGCAGGCCTTCCCAGAGCGTGCGGATCGCGGAGACCACCTCCGCATCGCTGACCACGGCGATGCGGGCGAGGGTGTTCTTGCAGATCTCGAAGGGCAGGTTGCCCGCCCGGCGGACGGCGGTGCCGTCGCAGAAGAGATCGACCTGCGGGAGCGTCTCAGGTTTCCCGGCGGCGATGGCGGCTTTCATCGATGCCTGGCCCTCGCCCTCCACGCCGATGATCTCGATCTCCGGCCAGTAGGTTTTCAGCCATGTGGAAACGCCCGCCGCCATCCCTCCGCCGCCGATCTGCAGGTAAGCGGCATCAAAAGGGCCGTGGCCGGAGAGGACGACCTCATCCGCGAGCGTGCCTTGGCCGGCCATGACCCGGAGATCGTCGTAGGCGTGGATGTACACGGCCTTGGTTTGTTGCTCGTCGGCGCGGGCGGCGTGCACCGCATCGTCGTAGCTGTCGCCCGCAAGGTGGATGGAAACGTATTCCGCGCCGTGGGCCAGCACCGCGTCCTGCTTCACCTTCGGGGTGGAGCGTGGCATGTAGATGCGGGCGCGGATGCCGAGTTTCTTTGCGGCCAGTGCGACGCCCTGTGCGTGGTTCCCGGCGGAGGCTGTGACGACCCCGCGCACCGCCTCAAGCTCCGTGAGCGTTGCCATGCGGTTCGCCGCACCGCGCCACTTGTAGGCCTTGATCGGCGAGAGGTCTTCCCGTTTCACCCAGATTTCCGGGCCGTCCGGGATGGAAAGTTTCTCCATCGGGGTCGGCTGCCCGAAGTGATAGACGCGCTCGCGGGCCAGCAGGATTTCCTGGCGGAGCTGCCTGTCGAGCGGCAGGGATTCGTCGCGGGTCATGGATGGATTAGAGACCAGAAACCGAAGGCCAGAAACCAGAAAAAACGGCTCAGCTCGGGTCGATGGGAACCAGCACCCATTTGGGCTGGGTCTCGGTGGCGATGATCTCGATGGGCAGGCGTTCGGTGATCGGCGGGTTGCCGGAAGCAGGTGCCGAGGTCTCGTTTTGACGGTTGTTCCATGCCCACGCAGAAAGGAGTGGCGCCGAGAGGAAGGCGGCGAGAACGAGTGGCTTGAGTGGATTTGCAGAAGCTTTGATGGGGGCGATTATGGTAAGTTTTTTAAAATAATCAAGCTTTCCGTTGTATTTTTTAAAGAATTTCCCTGGCACGGATTGCGACGGGAGCCCAATCACTGATGGCTCGAATGCAGGCCATCGGGCCCAATTTGGAAGTGGTTGCGGGAATGGGAAGCATCTCTCCGGGGAAGCGACATCCCCGAGGATCGCAACCGATCTTTTCCGCGTAGTCCGTGCTTGAGATTTTCCATGTCCACGGCTTTCACCGCTGCAGGAGCATCTGTTTCTTTGGAACGATCACAGGTTGATTCCCCATCCTTGCCGGGATATGCTGATGCCAGTGGAAGACGACAATACAGCGGTGGATGGGGAAAGCCGGAGCAGGCAGATCCTCGCAGGGAGCGCGATCCTTTTGGGTATTTCCACGGTCACGGTTGTTTTCCTGATGGGATGGAGGCACGTGCCCGGATGGGTTGGGGAGAGCCTGGGCACCGTGGCCGGCATCATGTCCACTCCGTTTTTCATGGAGGCCTCGTTCTTCCTTCTCGGCCTGTTCATCGTCATCGCGCTGAACATCTGGCGCAAGCGCAGGGCGGGCGATGAGTTTGTCTCCATCGAGATCGGTGATCCCGACGATCGCAGCGACAGGCAGGCTTGAGTTTTCCTGCTGGAGCTTTTCGCTGCGTCATCCAAAATGACGCTACGATGAGTGAGGCAGTGTTCGATTACGAGAAGCTGGGTCAGTTCTACCTGGGCAAGGGATATGATCTTGAGAAGAAAGAGGTCACGGGCGATCCCGTGATGTATGATTCCAAGGATCTCGTCACCCACGGGGTGGTGCTGGGGATGACAGGCTCGGGCAAGACGGGACTATGCATCGCGCTGCTGGAGGAGGCGGCGATGGACAATATCCCGGCGATCGTGATCGACCCCAAGGGCGACATCTCCAACCTGATGCTGACTTTTCCGGAGCTTGATGCAAAAAGCTTCCGACCTTGGGTGAACGAGGATGATGCCGCGAAGAAGGGGATCAGCGCCGATGAGTATGCTGAAAAGACCGCGGCGATGTGGAAGAAAGGCCTGGGCGATTGGGGTCAGCCGCCGGTGCGGATCGCGGCGCTGCGGGAGAAGGTGGACATCAACATTTTCACACCGGGCAGCACATCGGGGATTCCGGTTTCCATACTCAGCTCCCTGGATGTGCCGCCGCCGGAGGTGATGGAAGACGGTGAGCTTTACGGGGATAGGATCAGCAGCACGGTCGAGAGCTTGCTCTCGCTGGTGGGTGTCGATACGGACGGTGCGCAGGGGGAGGAGGCGGTTCTGTTGGGTGCGATTTTCCAGGAGGAGTGGAAAGGGGGCAGGGGGCTTGATTTGGAAAAACTCATCCGCCAGATCCAGCGGCCGGGTTTCGGGAAGATCGGCGTGATCGACCTTGAGACATTCTATCCGGAGAAATCCCGTCAGGCGCTGGCGATGAAGTTCAACAGCCTGCTGGCCTCGCCCGGCTTCTCGACCTGGCTGGAGGGGGCTCCGCTGGACATCGGGACAATGCTGCATCGCGGCGACGGCAAGCCGCGCATCTCGATTTTCTCCATCGCCCACCTGAGCGACAAGGAGCGGATGTTCTTCGTTAGCCTGCTGCTCAACCAGATGCTCGGCTGGATGAGGACGCAGCGCGGCACGACCTCGCTGCGGGCTCTGCTTTACATGGACGAGATCTACGGCTTCCTCCCGCCGACTGCGAACCCTCCCTCAAAGCGCCCGATGATGACCATGCTCAAGCAGGCGCGCGCCTTCGGCCTCGGCTGCCTGCTGGCGACACAGAACCCGGTCGATCTCGACTACAAGGCGCTTTCGAACATCGGCACCTGGTTTCTGGGCAGGCTTCAGACCGAGCGCGACAAGATGCGTGTGCTGGATGGGCTGGAAGGCGCGGCGGGATCTCAGAACGCCAAGTTCGACCGCAAGCAGATGGAGGTTCTTCTCTCCGGTCTCGGCAACCGCGTTTTCCTGATGAACAACGTCCACGAGGACGGCCCGGTGCTGTTCCATGTGCGCTGGGTGATGAGCTACCTGACCGGGCCGCTGACCCGCGGGCAGATCAAGGGGCTGATGGATCCGAAGCGCGGGGAGTTCGTCACGGAAAAGGCCGCTGCTGAGGAGGAGGTGAATCCGATGGCAAGGAAAGCATCCGTGCAAAGCACTTCCCGTCCGGCGGTGGGTGCCGGGGTGACCGAGCTTTTCGCCCCTGCCGAGGGGGATGCCTACAAGCCCTTTCTGCTTCGCGAGGCGACCGTCCATTTTTCCCTCAGCAAGGCGAATGTGGAAGGCAGCCGCAAGGTCACGAAGGTGAACCCCATCCTGGAAAAGGAAATCAAGTGGGACGAGACGACCGGCATCGATCCGGCAACGCTGCGTGGGAATCCGGAGGAGGGCATAGGCTTTTCCGAACTGCCCGGCTACGCGATGAACGCGAAGAATTACTCGGCGGTGGAAAAGGATTTCTCTGACGATCTCTACCGCGAGGAACGAGCGGAAATCTGGTATTGCCCTGCGCTCAAGGCGTGGGGGCGCATGGGTGAGGCGGAAGCGGACTTCCGGGTGAGGATCGCCCATGATGCCCGCGAGCAGCGCGACGGGGCCTTTGGAAAAATCCGTGATGCGGCGCAAAAGAAAATCCAGGCCTTGGAGGGAAGGATGCGCACCGCAGAGACCCAGCTCGCCAAGGAGCAGGCGGAGTCCAGTTCCGCGAAAATGCAGGCGGGTATCTCGGTTCTCGGAGGCATCATGAAATCCGTTTTCGGAAGGAAGGCCGGGATGGGCGGGCTGATCAGGGGCACCAGCACCAGCTCCGTGACAAAGGCCACAACCGCCTACAAGCAGCACCAGGACGTGGCC comes from Akkermansiaceae bacterium and encodes:
- a CDS encoding cbb3-type cytochrome c oxidase subunit II, with product MSFRTFILCLSVSFGVAWLAIIIVPFAKMRGIEPLAVEEADGTNAVFIPKRAGRITDGAEVYAANGCYQCHSQLIRPTYAGNDMFRPDWAGLQFDEVRGDTRRETNAYDYAGEDFAQIGVARIGPDFSNLGRRIEANYAKGVEPEQWLYSHLYNPRWKPDRRNSACPSFRFLFDIREIKGNPSDEALPFPVEDGMEIVPTPDARALVSYLLSLKKDQPVPASLGFGQAAAQEAAAAAPAPAPAP
- a CDS encoding cbb3-type cytochrome c oxidase subunit I; the protein is MSAHAASHDGHDGHSHDHHEISWIRKYVFSTDHKMIGMQYGITAMLFLAFGFYLMMVMRWSIAYPHQPLPEWMSFLFSDTWKSRWLQDGKVTGDTYNMFGAMHGTIMVFLGIVPLGFGAFGNYVTPLQIGAVDMAFPKLNMVSYWVYLVGGLIMCASFFMESGAAKSGWTNYSPLAGFADGQIVNQWLAGQTQWLIGLVFLITSSLLGSVNFITTIINLRARGMTWMRLPFFVWAMLVTGFLLLLAFPPLEAAGIMQLMDRVAHSSFFMPSGLFTQSEGLADLSGGGSPLLFQHLFWFLGHPEVYVLLLPAIACVAEIIPVNTRKPLWGYKSMVYSVLILGFLSFIVWAHHMYMTGMGSAVSTFFQTTTVLISIPSVIIITAMLISLWGGSIRFTPPMMWACAFIPMFGIGGLTGLPLAFNLVGLHLHDTYYVIGHFHYVVAPGILFGLFAGVLHWYPKITGRYMSKWLNHLHFWPSLVCMNIIFFPMLIQGMAGFHRRWYNGGDAYLAKAADSANVFGNTVREYIDLNIVMSMGAWALAVAQIPFIINLFISWKTGKKVESDNPWGASTLEWATPTPPGHGNFTFDVAVYRGPYEYSRPDCDKDYFPQWEAPKRQAEEPAEEPAVAHTKDHH
- a CDS encoding cytochrome c oxidase subunit II, with product MTFSELLGLPENYSAHGGSVDHMIMVVHWFMLALFVGWTAFFFVCLFKFWHKRNPKASYDGVRSHLSSHMEVAVIIIEAVLLLGFAFPLWNERVDSWEKVQEMDPVRVRVVGWQFGWTYHYPGLDGKFGRVDTALITSTNKLGIDYTDPNAHDDFIDGNLKLPALRPAVLNIGTLDVIHNYAIVPMRIQQDAIPGKEIAMWFTPVKPMETYVVCAQLCGQKHGDMVGIMEIVTQEDYDSWAENKSKTALDDFRKSSDQTAAIGR
- a CDS encoding cbb3-type cytochrome c oxidase subunit I, translating into MSSQSTNPTGQDALLRAGIDRSLRHPVMFFLTSAAAWLAVSLILGIISSAKVHSPGFMDGCSWFTYGRTQAAHVNALVYGWGFQAAFGVIIWLLSRLSRQECRAAGLILTAGHVWNFAISVGVLGILAGYGTGMPWMEFPAFTWPILLLTYFAIVVWSFVQFKVRPVGHVYISQWYLMAAMTWFPWIFITANVLLHVMPGNPVMAAGINAWYKSSLIFLFFTPIALGTAFYLTPKVSGRPIHSYSLAKLGFWSLAIIMPWAGMQKLAGAPIPYFIPYVGAASTILFFIPAFTAAINILRTALSDPDLVNHSPTLRFTMAGIVGLIVMAVAAVFLNLPGSTLTWTQFSLSGYGFEILALYAFFSFVMFGAIYFIVPRVTRREWLSRRLIKMHFFFSVYGISMIAVAAIFGGIQQGIGQEAFDQPWQESAAQRAVNYGWLITISWAFILFSNIFFFLHLTVMWLRLGRRSTHPTLLVADHGHSPHGEEGDIDNCGPGTASAAH
- a CDS encoding c-type cytochrome, whose product is MSSPSQNPKPDLDETINVTQAHGRVERETAAAAREKRIADNGHEQVSLWVIAACGIVLLIAGGVLGNAGTLFSYNSTFKEGYVRDKPPGVADEGPKPKTALAAYSTKGAKIYSKCSGCHGADGKGDGVNFPSLAGSKWVVGDTQKLAMIVLNGVQGPISTGKTYGAGIMPAQGAGMSPEDLATLMTYLRNSFGNEVGDVVSAEMAQAAMDVSAAREKVGQAVTSEEIVANHMTMLPGETIAPDTLVNPITLAPAE
- a CDS encoding cytochrome C oxidase subunit IV family protein; its protein translation is MADSIEAIQKSKKTYLMVFGALLVGTVLTVLVASPPDFLYWLDVGKHGFDIYDAILGLLIASTKATLVALIFMHLNHEKKAVYWIFGSGLIFVAWMGYLLALAYRSPIHDHLFYK
- a CDS encoding heme-copper oxidase subunit III — protein: MEIPYITTPRKDTGLINSKIAIWLFLASEVMLFGGLFSAYVYLRMGSGEPGTGYPWPERTLPILPGLINTFILIASSVTVVFAWVALKLREWRKFQIYMWITVGCAALFMVLKGIEYNVKFHHQAVRLHDYSVVEGHLGYELKEGADKHHPKPDDYVKDRNGKKIEENMIRVKADKLTFRVDRFHTPWVEEIVAEADHAKAGITLAEEIKAVTEVGGKEETVAKAGEKLSPDLLRKIFKVHEAARAHNASLRTDALREAWVVAKKANPGKSNWEYSETVNIDAEALKPDMLTEIPSVTFAVEKVDPPVQFLFKPRDIREGATTSTLRDNTVIEGEMEASPMVFHNTDAIDFQWLVLKAEEKGMDPDTAIANSWLMKNSAFVREVWAWHLARNEEKQKDLNDKWGFKEDEDGNPTAEPKRTLTHKELYRIGWHDFAEWGEKTKGVELGGTAKLKEEFFGPNYVARGDKTFPHLSIPREEIRHAAKFTPAWNTYYAIYFTVTGLHGLHVIGGAIVLLYYLLFGRKMYLENPEWLANRVEVGGLFWHFVDLVWIFAFPIFYLM